CAAAGCATAAAATCCGACAATAAAAGCCAAAGTTCCCGCAGATAACAGGGGGTTGGTCATCAATAAAATTCCAAATAAGGTGTAAAGGATACCACCGGTAAGGTACCAGCCCCAACCGTCAACCTCATTTTTGTTTTGTAAGGCAAAAATAATTTCTAGTATCCCCGAAACAATGAATGACCAGGAAAACAACATACTCAATGCGAGAAAGGATGCGACCGGCGTGGATATCGTATAGAAACCCAATAAAATCAAAAGAATTCCAATGATAAGCGGAATATACCAATGTTTAATGGAGGATCTGATTGTTTTTAAAAATGAATTTGCCATAATAGTGTTGTTAAATTTTAAATCTTTCCAGTCTCTTTCAAAATAATGTAAGATGCCTATACAATATTGACTTCAGTATTTGCATACTTCAATCCCGCTTCAATTTTATGAACGTAAATGTTTATATTATAGATTATTATTGTCAATTCGCCAATTGGTTCAAATACTTTTTTCAATCATATGCTACTTCGTATCAGCAAACGTTTTGTTGTATATGGAAACATTACGCTGTGGGCAGGCCTCGTCGTATTTAATAATATATGATTGTTAACAGTTACGTTAAACTTTTGTTTCGGATACGCTCATATTTCTTGTTTTTTTGGAATTTGTAAATCATAGACTCGAAGCTAAAAAGAATGAAACTAGCAACATTAATAATTGGGAGGCGTCAATTTATTGACGGACAGGCAGGATGTAGTAGGCGAACTTGCTGTCGCAATTCAAAATCAAAAAGTGTGAGGTGGAGAAAAGATAAAAAAGAAGAGTCCTCCAAGCATATTCGCTTGGAGGACGCTTTCTATGTGATTTGAAAGACTATCGATGATTTAGAATGCTACTTTTTTAGGATCCGATCCAGAGAAACCCATTGCTGG
The window above is part of the Sphingobacterium sp. ML3W genome. Proteins encoded here:
- a CDS encoding DUF308 domain-containing protein, whose amino-acid sequence is MANSFLKTIRSSIKHWYIPLIIGILLILLGFYTISTPVASFLALSMLFSWSFIVSGILEIIFALQNKNEVDGWGWYLTGGILYTLFGILLMTNPLLSAGTLAFIVGFYALFRSFQLLSFSFDLKNYGSKSWGWITLFALLGIVFSFILLWNPLFAGLSLVIWTGMAISTVGFAACVFAFQLKSLKNIPEKLPNEWKERYEKLKEEFEQHNK